Proteins from a single region of Runella sp. SP2:
- a CDS encoding IS110 family transposase: METLHFIGIDISKATLDWAVYSIQKGIIYQTQSANSEAAIKATLKIIESLPGFERSMSVCCMEHTGIYNTHLLDCLYHLHYPIWLENSLQIKRAGGLQRGKTDAIDAVRIAEYAFRFKDKTRLWQPPRQVIQRLAALSAVRHRLLTARQQLQQPLQEQQGFVTPALQKQLTKTCQASLKAINLDIEKIEKQIKDLIDKDSHLKELFELITSVPGVGPSTASEVIIATNEFTTITDPKKLACHAGVAPFEYQSGSSIRGKTRVNHQARKRLKSLFHLGSMSAIRVKGEIQDYYLRKVAEGKNKMLVLNAVRNKLIHRVCAVVHRQQKYDKNYTSTLT, from the coding sequence ATGGAGACTCTACATTTTATTGGCATTGACATTTCAAAGGCAACTTTAGATTGGGCTGTTTATTCAATCCAAAAGGGTATTATTTATCAGACTCAATCTGCTAATTCAGAAGCGGCGATTAAAGCTACACTTAAAATCATTGAATCTTTACCAGGCTTTGAGCGCTCCATGTCTGTATGTTGCATGGAGCATACCGGTATTTACAATACTCATTTACTGGATTGTTTATACCATCTGCATTATCCCATCTGGTTAGAAAACAGCTTACAGATTAAACGAGCGGGAGGCTTACAACGCGGCAAAACGGATGCCATTGATGCCGTTCGTATTGCTGAATACGCCTTCCGATTTAAAGATAAAACGCGTCTATGGCAACCTCCCCGTCAGGTTATTCAACGATTAGCAGCGCTGAGTGCGGTTCGCCACAGACTTTTGACAGCGCGTCAGCAATTGCAACAACCTTTGCAGGAGCAACAGGGATTTGTAACTCCTGCTTTACAAAAACAACTTACCAAAACCTGTCAGGCATCATTGAAAGCCATCAATCTTGACATTGAGAAGATTGAAAAACAAATCAAAGACCTTATCGATAAAGATTCCCATTTAAAAGAACTTTTTGAATTGATCACTTCTGTTCCCGGTGTGGGTCCAAGTACTGCCTCAGAGGTAATTATTGCCACTAACGAATTTACGACCATTACTGATCCTAAAAAATTAGCCTGTCATGCAGGGGTCGCTCCTTTTGAATACCAATCTGGCAGTAGTATTAGGGGCAAAACCAGAGTTAACCATCAGGCAAGAAAGCGTTTGAAAAGCCTTTTTCATTTAGGGTCAATGTCTGCCATTCGAGTCAAAGGCGAAATTCAGGACTATTATTTGCGTAAAGTTGCTGAAGGCAAGAATAAAATGCTGGTTTTGAATGCCGTTCGTAATAAATTAATTCATCGTGTTTGCGCTGTGGTTCACCGCCAACAGAAATATGATAAAAATTATACATCCACGCTTACATAA